The Streptomyces sp. NBC_00670 genome window below encodes:
- a CDS encoding GntR family transcriptional regulator gives MGTTQLETVPEPKYWHLKNVLTQALDSEFSVGEILPNERDLAARFGVARATLRQALEQLELEGRLQRRRGVGTTVAPPRMGVAVGSEEQTWPGEGDDAWQAVDCQAAPAPAAVTELLETGRDEDVHTVRRTRVSHGQPVAAELLYVPGVSVPDLSGIDAPSGAARARAVLRELHRLELEGEYRAVELGSASAEDAKELDRLPGSPVLVVTTRFYAAGRTAAVSVATYRADTCRLTFGDAGGVEIDPTPERRAS, from the coding sequence GTGGGGACCACGCAGCTGGAGACGGTGCCGGAGCCGAAGTACTGGCATCTGAAGAACGTGCTCACACAGGCGCTCGACTCGGAGTTCTCGGTGGGCGAGATCCTGCCCAACGAGCGGGATCTGGCGGCGCGTTTCGGCGTCGCCCGGGCCACGTTGCGGCAGGCGCTGGAGCAGCTCGAACTGGAGGGCAGGCTGCAGCGCCGCCGGGGCGTCGGCACGACGGTCGCGCCGCCGCGCATGGGGGTGGCCGTCGGCTCCGAGGAACAGACCTGGCCGGGCGAGGGGGACGACGCCTGGCAGGCCGTCGACTGCCAGGCCGCGCCGGCGCCGGCCGCGGTGACGGAACTGCTGGAGACCGGGCGCGACGAGGACGTCCACACGGTACGGCGCACCCGGGTGTCGCACGGTCAGCCCGTGGCCGCCGAACTGCTGTACGTCCCGGGGGTCTCCGTGCCCGACCTCTCGGGCATCGACGCCCCCTCCGGCGCGGCCCGCGCGCGTGCGGTGCTGCGCGAGCTGCACCGGCTGGAACTGGAGGGCGAGTACCGCGCGGTGGAGCTCGGCTCCGCGAGCGCGGAGGACGCGAAGGAACTCGACCGGCTCCCCGGCTCCCCGGTCCTGGTCGTCACCACCCGCTTCTACGCGGCCGGCCGCACGGCGGCGGTATCGGTCGCCACGTACCGCGCGGACACGTGCCGACTGACGTTCGGCGACGCGGGCGGCGTGGAGATAGACCCCACACCGGAACGCCGAGCGTCCTGA